A genome region from Nicotiana tabacum cultivar K326 chromosome 13, ASM71507v2, whole genome shotgun sequence includes the following:
- the LOC142168338 gene encoding uncharacterized protein LOC142168338 gives MVIEDEHVGATSITGNFTTGNATFPTIDHNHPLYLQPTDTAGSSLISLQLTGTDNYALWSRAMRIGLLGKSKLGFVDGRFPKSKFDPELHYLWEKVNAIVLSWIMNVVRPGLLNSVLYASSAHRIWEDLKERFDKVNGSRILYLHREVHTPTEGTMTDYFLKLRELWDEFDALMPCPGCPCPESKQYAQHFEYQRLLQFLTGLNESYSQSRSQIMMMSPLPSINKAYSLLVD, from the coding sequence ATGGTGATTGAAGATGAACACGTTGGCGCGACCTCAATTACTGGAAATTTCACTACTGGAAATGCTACTTTTCCTACCATCGATCACAATCATCCTTTGTACCTGCAACCAACCGACACAGCAGGTAGCTCTTTGATTTCTCTTCAACTTACTGGAACAGACAATTATGCCTTGTGGAGTCGTGCAATGAGAATTGGCTTGCTAGGTAAAAGCAAACTAGGTTTTGTCGATGGGAGATTTCCTAAGTCTAAATTTGATCCCGAGCTTCATTATCTGTGGGAGAAAGTTAATGCTATAGTTCTCTCGTGGATAATGAATGTTGTGAGACCAGGATTGTTGAATAGTGTATTGTATGCGTCTAGTGCTCATAGAATTTGGGAGGATTTGAAAGAGAGATTTGATAAAGTAAATGGCTCGAGAATACTCTATTTGCATAGAGAAGTTCATACACCGACCGAAGGAACTATGACTGACTACTTCTTAAAGCTTAGAGAGTTGTGGGATGAGTTTGATGCCCTCATGCCTTGTCCTGGTTGTCCTTGTCCCGAATCCAAACAGTATGCTCAACACTTTGAGTATCAAAGACTTCTTCAATTCCTCACTGGGTTGAATGAGTCCTATTCTCAATCAAGGAGTCAGATTATGATGATGTCTCCCCTGCCAAGTATAAACAAAGCCTACTCTTTGTTAGTAGATTAG
- the LOC107785847 gene encoding putative 2-oxoglutarate-dependent dioxygenase SLC1 — MCPAMNMTVEETESRYQKGVRHLCENGITRIPRKYILPVSDRPVIVKKEEKIDENLNLPIIDFAQLQGRNRSQVLKSLSKACEEYGFFQLVNHGIPSKIIQHIIEVGKKFFELPFEERAKYMSTDMQASVRLGTSFNQNKDGVFCWRDFLKLSCHSLSSDLLSLWPSSPVDLREAAANYAKQTKFLYQLLIGAILESLGIVKENEVNDSLKEFENGSQLLVLNCYPSCPEPDLTLGMPPHSDYCLLTLLLQDEVKGLQIQHQGKWLIVEPIPNSFVVNVGDHLEIFSNGRYKSVLHRVLVNSSKSRISVASLHSLPYSCKIQPCPKLINDSNPKLYKDTDFATFLEYLSSCEHKSKSFLESRKLIN; from the exons ATGTGTCCAGCAATGAATATGACTGTTGAAGAAACTGAGAGTAGATATCAAAAAGGAGTTAGGCATTTATGTGAAAATGGGATTACCAGAATTCCAAGAAAATACATATTGCCAGTTTCAGATAGGCCAGTAAttgtgaaaaaagaagaaaaaattgatgaaaatCTCAATTTGCCCATTATTGATTTTGCTCAGTTACAAGGCCGCAACAGATCCCAAGTTCTCAAATCACTTTCCAAAGCTTGTGAAGAGTATGGCTTTTTTCAG TTGGTAAATCATGGTATACCTAGCAAAATAATTCAGCACATAATTGAAGTTGGTAAAAAGTTTTTTGAGCTCCCATTTGAAGAAAGAGCAAAATACATGTCTACCGATATGCAAGCATCAGTACGTCTTGGCACAAGCTTTAACCAAAACAAAGATGGAGTTTTCTGTTGGAGGGATTTTCTCAAACTCAGTTGCCATTCTTTGTCAAGTGATCTCCTCTCACTTTGGCCCTCTTCTCCTGTCGATCTCAG GGAAGCAGCTGCAAATTATGCCAAACAAACAAAGTTCTTGTACCAGTTGCTAATAGGTGCAATTCTTGAAAGCTTGGGAATAGTGAAGGAAAATGAAGTAAATGATAGTTTGAAAGAGTTTGAGAATGGGAGCCAACTCTTAGTATTGAATTGCTACCCTTCTTGCCCAGAGCCAGATTTAACACTTGGAATGCCACCACATTCTGATTATTGCTTACTCACACTTCTCCTCCAAGATGAAGTGAAAGGTTTACAAATACAACATCAAGGAAAATGGTTAATAGTTGAGCCCATTCCCAACTCCTTTGTTGTCAATGTCGGGGATCATCTTGAG ATATTCAGCAACGGGAGGTACAAAAGTGTGCTACATAGGGTACTTGTAAATTCTTCAAAATCAAGAATCTCAGTTGCTTCACTACACAGCCTGCCTTATAGCTGCAAGATTCAGCCTTGTCCAAAGCTAATCAATGACTCCAACCCCAAACTTTACAAGGATacagactttgctacttttcttGAATACCTTTCGTCTTGTGAACACAAGAGCAAAAGTTTCTTGGAATCCAGAAAATTGATTAATTAA